Part of the Lysobacter enzymogenes genome is shown below.
GCGACGGCAGCGGCGTGCACACCGGCAACGACATGGCCGACACCGGCGGCTCGGTGAACTGGACCAGCTACGCCGAGCGCCTGCAACAGGCCGGCGTGTCGTGGCGGATCTACCAGCAAGGCGCGGTCGGCTCGTACAACGCGGCGCTGAACTTCCTGCTCAGCCGCTACAAGATCGACGACAACAACAACTACGACTGCAATGCGCTGGCCTGGTTCGGCCAGTTCAAGAACGCCCCGCGCGCCTCGCAGTTGTGGGAGCGCGCGATGACCGTGCGCGGCCTCGACAGGCTGCGCGAAGACGTGCTCAACGACGCACTGCCGCAAGTGTCGTGGCTGGTGCCGTCGTTCTCTTCGTCCGAACACCCGTGGTGGGGCCCGGCGTTCGGCGAGCTGTATGTGGCCAAGATCATCGAAGCGCTGACCGCGAAGCCCGAAGTCTGGGCCAAGACCGTATTCCTGCTGACCTACGACGAATGCGACGGCTTCTTCGACCACATGCCGCCGCCGACGCCGCCGTGGGCGCAAGGCAAGGGCGCCTCGACCGTGCACACCACCGGCGACATCGAAGCCGCCTCCGGCCTGCCGGTCGGCCTCGGCCATCGCGTGCCGATGCTGGCGATCTCGCCGTGGAGCAAGGGCGGCTGGGTCAGCTCGGAAGTGTTCGACCACACCTCGGTGATCCGCTTCCTCGAAGCGCGCTTCGGCGTCGCCGAGCCGAACATCAGCGAATGGCGGCGCGCGGTATGCGGCGACCTTACCTCGCTGTTCGACTTCAGCGTCGACGCCGCCGACGGCGCCGCACCCGCGAGCGCGCGCGACGTCGAAGCGGCCGCCAAGCATATGAACGACGCGTACTGGAAACAGTACTACTACGCCAAACCCGACTACCCGGCCGCCTCGCCGGCGCTGCCGCCGCAGGAGCCCGGCATCAAGCCCGCGCGCGCCGTGCCGTACGACCTGTACGTCAGCTCCTGGAGCGAACCGGCGCAGCGCGAGTTCTGGCTGGAATTCTCCAACGAAGGCCAACGCGCGGCGGTGTTCCAGGTCTACGCCGCCGACGGCAGCGCCGGCCCGTGGACCTACACCGTCGAAACCGGCAAGCAACTCAGCGACTACTGGAAGGCCGACGCGCAAGGCGCTTACGACCTGATCGTCTACGGCCCCAACGGCTACGTCCGCCGCTTCGCCGGCCGCGTCGCCGCCGCCGGCGCGCGCCCGGACGTGATCGCGATCTACGACAAGGCCCGTGCGCGCCTTGCGCTGGCGATCGAAAACAGCGGCGACGTCGCGTGCACGGTGAAGGTCGCCGCCAACGCCTACAGCGCCGAGCCCGCGCGCAGCTACCGCATCGAGCCCGGCCAGACCGTCAACGTGCATTGGAGCTTCGCCGACAGCGGCGGTTGGTACGACCTGAGCGTCACCAGCGATGCGCCCGCCGGCTTCGTGCGCCAACTGGCCGGGCATATCGAAACCGGCGCGGCGAGCATCACCGACCCGCTGCTGAGCGGCGCGCCGGCCGTCTGACCTCGGCGCGGGGTTGCGCCGCGACCTGCAACCCCGCGGTCGCGGCTCGCGCCGCTCCTACAAAAAGCCATCAACTACGCGATCCCACTGTAGGAGCGGCGCAAGCCGCGACCGCGCCGCCACCCCCGCCGGCGTCACCCGCCCGCAAACCCACGACCCACTCCACACCTCAACCCGCCACCAAGCGCTCCCGCACCCACTGCTCCGCGCCCACCACCGCAATCCCGTTGCGCGCGTTGTACGTCCGCGCCACCTCCCACGCCACACCCCGGCCCAGCCCGAACACCGCGCGATACTTGCGCAGGTTGTCGTCCGGCGCCTCGGCCAGATCGGCCAGCAACTGCGGCACGCTGCGCACCTGCCGCTCGAACCTGCGCCCGGTCGCGCGTTCGAGCAGATCCGCCAACTCGCCATAAGTGAGCGTATCCCCAGCGGTGTACACCACCTCGTTGGCGATACGCGGCCGCTGCAACACGATCGCCGCAGTCAACCGCCCGATATCCTCCGGCGTAGTCACCGTCACCGCCGTGTCCAGACTGCCCAACGCAGTCACCCGCGCACCG
Proteins encoded:
- a CDS encoding phosphocholine-specific phospholipase C, which encodes MSAPTRRDFLRLAGQSAAALAAGAMLPPSIAKALSIAPARVSGTLQDVQHVVILMQENRSFDHYFGTLGGVRGFNDPRAIRRSDGRPVWQQNYKGRDYTPYHLDTSKTWAQWLESNDHGWSGLHDCWNQGRNDQWMHVQWPQAMGYFTRADLPYYYPLADSFTVCDAYHASMLGPTNPNRLYLMSGRASAQGDGSGVHTGNDMADTGGSVNWTSYAERLQQAGVSWRIYQQGAVGSYNAALNFLLSRYKIDDNNNYDCNALAWFGQFKNAPRASQLWERAMTVRGLDRLREDVLNDALPQVSWLVPSFSSSEHPWWGPAFGELYVAKIIEALTAKPEVWAKTVFLLTYDECDGFFDHMPPPTPPWAQGKGASTVHTTGDIEAASGLPVGLGHRVPMLAISPWSKGGWVSSEVFDHTSVIRFLEARFGVAEPNISEWRRAVCGDLTSLFDFSVDAADGAAPASARDVEAAAKHMNDAYWKQYYYAKPDYPAASPALPPQEPGIKPARAVPYDLYVSSWSEPAQREFWLEFSNEGQRAAVFQVYAADGSAGPWTYTVETGKQLSDYWKADAQGAYDLIVYGPNGYVRRFAGRVAAAGARPDVIAIYDKARARLALAIENSGDVACTVKVAANAYSAEPARSYRIEPGQTVNVHWSFADSGGWYDLSVTSDAPAGFVRQLAGHIETGAASITDPLLSGAPAV